A stretch of Candidatus Izemoplasmatales bacterium DNA encodes these proteins:
- a CDS encoding YolD-like family protein codes for MSAYVDRGIIKWNAFDALAGYTSMLEEMRYRLGKRERPRLSDDACDELNRQLQEALSTKAEIEVKYHHDGYVRFTYGTIKRVDYTAKEIVLSTWERFKAEDILEITLQ; via the coding sequence ATGAGCGCCTACGTGGACCGCGGGATCATCAAGTGGAACGCCTTCGACGCCCTCGCCGGATACACCTCCATGCTCGAGGAGATGCGCTACCGGCTCGGCAAGCGGGAACGGCCGCGGCTGTCCGACGACGCCTGCGACGAGCTCAACCGCCAGCTCCAGGAGGCGCTTTCGACCAAGGCCGAGATCGAGGTCAAGTACCATCACGACGGCTACGTGCGCTTCACCTACGGCACGATCAAAAGGGTCGACTACACCGCGAAGGAGATCGTGCTCTCGACCTGGGAACGCTTCAAGGCCGAGGACATCCTCGAAATCACGCTTCAATGA
- a CDS encoding helix-turn-helix domain-containing protein yields MKTLETALGRLNFSHNEAAVYLYLLEHPGRTVYQIARDLSLSRSTAYPVVAKLFSDGAVLMESSADKDAYFAEAPAALLSRIRAGVDETIGYLAQELPKTAVKPERDAYATVVGYESVVARAREMLRFATREVYMNTDLDIGLFQSEFAALAAANVRVIVFSFHAQRAFPGMVELFSHGLPGFCNSRLMLVADGKESMLANLNENRGEWTGTVSSNALFTKVVAEHIHHDIYLTRITETQGKNPFEEHPEILLGTLAERLE; encoded by the coding sequence ATGAAGACACTTGAAACGGCGCTTGGCCGACTCAATTTCTCGCACAACGAGGCCGCCGTCTACCTGTACCTGCTCGAACACCCGGGCCGCACGGTCTACCAGATCGCCCGCGACCTGTCGCTTTCCCGCTCCACCGCCTATCCCGTCGTCGCGAAGCTTTTCTCCGACGGCGCGGTCCTGATGGAATCGTCCGCGGACAAGGACGCCTATTTCGCCGAGGCGCCGGCGGCGCTGCTTTCGCGGATCCGCGCCGGCGTCGACGAGACGATCGGCTATCTCGCGCAGGAACTGCCGAAGACGGCCGTGAAGCCGGAGCGCGACGCCTACGCCACGGTCGTCGGCTACGAGTCCGTCGTCGCCCGCGCCCGGGAAATGCTGCGGTTCGCGACCAGGGAGGTCTACATGAACACCGACCTCGACATCGGTCTGTTTCAAAGCGAGTTCGCAGCCTTGGCGGCGGCGAACGTCCGCGTCATCGTCTTCTCGTTCCATGCGCAACGCGCGTTTCCCGGCATGGTGGAACTCTTCTCGCATGGACTCCCCGGCTTCTGCAACTCCCGCCTGATGCTCGTCGCCGACGGGAAGGAATCGATGCTCGCGAACCTGAACGAGAACCGCGGCGAGTGGACCGGGACGGTCTCCAGCAACGCCCTCTTCACGAAGGTCGTCGCCGAACACATCCATCACGACATCTATCTGACGCGGATCACCGAGACGCAGGGGAAGAACCCCTTCGAGGAACATCCGGAGATCCTGCTCGGCACGCTCGCCGAGCGGCTGGAGTGA